Proteins from a single region of Nasonia vitripennis strain AsymCx chromosome 3 unlocalized genomic scaffold, Nvit_psr_1.1 chr3_random0005, whole genome shotgun sequence:
- the LOC100117366 gene encoding coiled-coil domain-containing protein 22 homolog: MEEVDNIIVHSLRQIGCDVDENITNLASFDTELVVRATVKCLEIIRPGLGLNPVLPVNMAARFRMGATLAQCCSELGYRGDIGYQTFLYSAESDLRRVLIFLIEKLPKESDKSIAEPDTKSAQLEKLISSALQSQIAMPWLPYYCHKKRSKFNIRTKIPFQVVPLDVVVKEDDEEYQNYHLHYKPSLLEQVPNVKYLVPSVIVLNSRTESSPQLTVVEKVNWLNSQEYDRTLEVAENGSGLLGRLITGLKLKDTESQIGDSNKTTQPDIEKQELVEMKEDVSIIKEQEIDRIKTDCEGLKVAIEDIQADIKKLVSEINHATVAEQSEIKALASYEEESKIKMKAYELLENGEDDTQKLKEAVEAYVNKLINLANQWEKHRSPLIGQYRDEREKHSSKASASQKKLDELRLLRDKERELLEECRSKDQQYSQLVADVQKLPREVNRSAYTQRILEIINNIRKQKDEIDKVLGDTREIQKEINTLTGRLERSFTVVDELIFRDARTKEVSRKAYKLLAMLHSDCSELVNLVEETGATIREIRDLEEEIDSESTKNIGANLERITADLKQMRQETASLTAQLQSKNS, translated from the exons ATGGAAGAAGTTGACAATATTATTGTACATTCCTTACGTCAAATCGGCTG TGATGTGGATGAAAATATTACCAACTTGGCTAGTTTTGATACAGAACTTGTTGTTAGAGCAACTGTAAAATGCCTGGAAATTATTCGACCTGGTCTGGGATTGAATCCTGTTTTACCTGTAAATATGGCTGCGAGATTTCGCATGGGTGCAACGCTGGCCCAATGTTGTTCG GAACTCGGATACAGAGGTGACATTGGTtatcaaacatttttgtaCAGTGCAGAATCTGATCTGCGGAGAGTTCTAATATTTTTGATTGAAAAGTTGCCAAAAGAGAGTGACAAGAGCATAGCTGAACCAGACACAAAAAGTGCTCAACTTGAAAAACTAATCTCATCTGCCTTACAGTCACAGATTGCTATGCCTTGGTTACCTTATTATTGCCATAAAAAACGATCAAAGTTTAATATCAGAACCAAAATACCCTTTCAAGTAGTACCACTTGATGTTGTTGTAAAGGAAGATGATGAAG AGTACCAAAATTATCATCTTCATTATAAACCATCTTTACTTGAACAAGTTCCCAATGTCAAGTACCTTGTGCCATCAGTGATAGTCTTGAATAGTAGAACTGAATCTTCACCGCAGCTAACAGTGGTAGAAAAAGTAAACTGGCTAAATTCTCAGGAATACGATAGAACTTTGGAAGTAGCTGAAAATGGTTCAGGTCTTCTTGGTAGATTAATAACTGGTTTGAAACTCAAAGATACAGAGAGTCAAATTGGTGATAGTAACAAAACTACACAGCCAgatattgaaaaacaagaaCTTGTTGAGATGAAAGAAGATGTAAGTATCATCAAAGAGCAAGAGATCGATAGAATAAAAACTGATTGTGAGGGTTTGAAAGTTGCTATTGAGGACATTCAAgcagatattaaaaaattagtttctgAAATCAATCATGCAACTGTGGCAGAACAAAGTGAAATAAAAGCACTTGCATCCTATGAAGAAGAAagcaaaattaaaatgaaagCTTATGAATTACTGGAAAATGGAGAAGATGATACTCAAAAGTTGAAAGAAGCTGTAGAAGCATATGTGaataaattaatcaatttAGCAAATCAATGGGAAAAACACAGGTCACCTCTGATTGGACAATACCGCGATGAGAGGGAAAAACATTCTTCTAAAGCT agTGCAAGTCAGAAAAAACTAGATGAGCTACGTCTACTGAGAGATAAAGAACGAGAACTGTTGGAAGAATGTCGTAGCAAAGATCAGCAGTACTCACAACTTGTAGCAGATGTTCAAAAACTTCCTCGAGAAGTGAATAGGTCAGCATACACTCAAAGAATTCTAGAAATCATCAACAATATAAGGAAGCAAAAGGATGAAATCGATAAAGTTTTAGGGGATACTCGCGAAATACAAAAAGAAATCAACACACTCACTGGAAGACTAGAAAGATCTTTTACAGTAGTAGATGAATTAATATTCCGTGATGCTCGAACAAAAGAAGTGTCTAGAAAAGCTTATAAATTACTTGCGATGTTGCATTCTGATTGTAGTGAACTTGTTAATCTAGTTGAAGAAACTGGTGCCACTATTCGAGAAATCAGAGATTTAGAAGAAGAG attgattctgaatcaacaaaaaatattgGAGCTAATTTAGAAAGGATAACTGCCGATCTGAAGCAAATGAGACAGGAGACTGCATCTTTGACTGCACAATTACAAAGCAAAAATTCATGA
- the LOC100679846 gene encoding protein ANTAGONIST OF LIKE HETEROCHROMATIN PROTEIN 1, with translation MKLDNDIFFQYVRMDVDTFNYLLSMVEPYLRNRKKKRDAISAEQRLTITLRYLASGDDILSIAISYRLGKPTVYSIIKRTCSVIHQVLSPIYVRPPCTPVWRNIIKGFEQDWQLPGCIGAVDGKHICIQSPPDSGALFYNYKKFHSIALLAACNHRYEFTVVEVGAYGSESDGGIFLRSEFGKSLDEGCLNIPTESVKKRKCPKENT, from the exons ATGAAGCTTGATAATGATATCTTTTTCCAATATGTTCGAATGGATGTTGAcacttttaattatttgttgtcaATGGTGGAGCCTTATTTGAGGAATCGTAAGAAGAAACGAGATGCTATATCTGCTGAACAGCGATTAACTATAACACTAAG ATACCTTGCAAGTGGTGATGATATCCTATCAATAGCGATTTCATACAGGCTAGGCAAGCCAACCGTCTATAGCATAATTAAAAGAACATGCAGCGTTATCCATCAAGTATTATCTCCTATCTATGTAAGACCTCCATGCACTCCAGTTTGGAGAAATATTATCAAAGGTTTCGAACAGGATTGGCAACTACCTGGGTGCATTGGCGCAGTTGATGGGAAACATATCTGTATCCAATCTCCTCCAGATTCTGGAGCTCTTTTTTACAACTATAAAAAGTTTCATAGTATTGCTTTACTTGCTGCGTGCAACCACAGATATGAATTTACTGTAGTTGAAGTCGGTGCTTATGGTAGTGAAAGTGATGGTGGTATATTTTTAAGAAGTGAATTTGGTAAATCTTTAGACGAAGGTTGTTTAAACATACCTACTGAAAGTGTAAAGAAGAGG AAATGTCCAAAAGAAAACACATAA
- the LOC100117334 gene encoding uncharacterized protein LOC100117334, translated as MNSSRMFRNLKSSEKLLLCLWKTPKLCRTLLSQAYQCQEAWNKRLQSPLLQKIKPVDFFLELDHKFQTQSRVSAVDIDIFSNSITNNSQIQELEDLLYKLRMSRETTFTLDSTHHAVVRFFLETGQAEQLLDVLNDRLNYGIFCDYFCYNILMDHFIEKGKFGLAAKTASLMMLQEEYKHPISNALAIYSCHKYLENADSWQEVDPETLKDPEPKEEVKIRVHYLRNPYFDDHFDLWKPSDLTGKTLYLIGQTMYDPLGRTCQLRGLLLYRKLIDAIALLKKWKQEGVKEVVYRDVLPLIKKDVPEIFGEEASDEAKELQQLLPDSETANLHQGNLETDIENLAKTAIDTYSQEDIDKQIKIYNEWEEKRMTVLKENLAELDRQARLAKIEQIKQELAEQEQVLTFFENEDKIELTIEQKLEKEKKIFGEESEVVQNLDENYVPPEIVRKRENQ; from the exons ATGAATTCATCAAGAATGTTTAGGAACTTAAAATCAAGCGAAAAACTTTTGCTTTGTTTATGGAAAACACCAAAGCTTTGCAGAACTCTTTTGTCACAAGCTTATCAATGCCAAGAAGCATGGAACAAGCGGTTACAGTCTCCGTTGTTGCAAAAAATTAAGCCTGTTGATTTTTTCTTAGAATTAGATCACAAATTTCAAACTCAAAGTAGAGTGAGTGCTGTagatattgatatttttagtaaTAGTATCACCAATAATAGCCAAATACAAGAGCTTGaggatttattatataaattaagaaTGTCAAGAGAAACAACATTCACTCTTGATTCTACACATCATGCAGTTGTGAGATTTTTCTTAGAG aCTGGACAAGCTGAACAACTTTTAGATGTTTTAAATGACAGATTGAATTACGGCATATTTTGTGATTACTTTTGCTACAACATACTAATGGatcattttattgaaaaaggaaaattCGGATTAGCAGCTAAAACTGCAAGTTTGATGATGTTACAAGAAGAATATAAGCATCCTATTAGTAATGCCTTAGCAATTTATTCATGTCATAAGTATTTAGAAAATGCAGATAGTTGGCAAGAGGTAGATCCTGAAACATTGAAAGATCCTGAACCAAAGGAAGAAGTTAAAATACGTGTTCACTACCTCAGAAATCCTTATTTTGATGACCATTTTGATCTATGGAAACCATCAGATCTTACAGGAAAAACTTTGTATTTAATAGGGCAAACAATGTATGATCCACTTGGAAGAACTTGTCAGTTAAGAGGACTATTATTGTATAGAAAGTTGATAGATGCTATTGCACTACTTAAGAAATGGAAACAAGAAGGAGTTAAGGAAGTTGTTTACAGAGATGTACTtcctttaattaaaaaagatgTACCAGAAATATTTGGAGAAGAAGcttctgatgaagcaaaagaATTACAGCAGCTTCTACCTGACTCAGAAACTGCAAACTTGCATCAAGGCAATTTGGAAACAGACATTGAAAATTTAGCCAAAACAGCAATCGATACTTATTCTCAAGAAGATATTGACAAACAAATTAAG atttacAATGAATGggaagaaaaaagaatgaCTGTtcttaaagaaaatttagcTGAACTAGATCGTCAAGCAAGATTAGCTAAGATTGAACAAATAAAGCAAGAACTTGCGGAACAAGAACAAGTTCTTACCTTCTTTGAAAACGAAGATAAAATAGAGTTGACAATTGAACAAAAacttgaaaaagaaaagaaaatatttggtGAAGAAAGTGAGGTTGTACAAAATCTGGATGAAAATTATGTGCCACCAGAAATCGttagaaaaagagaaaaccaatag